Proteins encoded by one window of Halosolutus amylolyticus:
- the nrfD gene encoding NrfD/PsrC family molybdoenzyme membrane anchor subunit, translating to MATKTHTVTGRLRGNRLRIVWYALLVALLAIGAYGGYLRVTEGLRSTNLTSAVPWGAWVAFYIYFVGLSAGAFLVSTLSNVFEVEGMHEIEREALFVAIVSMIVALTFVLVDLGRMDRLWHPFAWRQPLSVLSWEVHAYALYVVVLSGELYFSMRRDLVARSEAEDGLRGRLAGLLTLGRTDTSDEALETDRTWLKRLGIVGIPLAIVFVHGGTGNLFAVAAARSYWFSALFPVIFITSAVVSGMALIALLYVLRSWLGSRTLDRALLERMAALFVGFVVLDASLKVLEAFVGLYSLHPGDVETWLTIATGEMWWSFWLVMVGLGWIAPLVLLHRREWRRRPTFVAAAGTSVVIGVIGTRFNIVVPAQIEPALYGLPTGYYVPSTPEWLLSLGIVALGVLLFTIGTELLPLVPRGETHD from the coding sequence ATGGCAACGAAAACGCACACCGTAACCGGCCGCTTGCGGGGGAATCGCCTCCGGATCGTCTGGTACGCGCTGCTCGTCGCCCTGCTCGCGATCGGCGCGTACGGCGGCTACCTGCGCGTCACCGAGGGGCTCCGATCGACGAACCTCACGAGTGCGGTCCCGTGGGGCGCGTGGGTCGCCTTCTACATCTACTTCGTCGGCCTCTCGGCGGGCGCGTTCCTCGTGAGCACGCTCTCGAACGTCTTCGAGGTCGAGGGGATGCACGAGATCGAACGCGAGGCGCTGTTCGTCGCGATCGTCTCGATGATCGTCGCGCTCACGTTCGTCCTCGTCGACCTCGGGCGGATGGATCGGCTCTGGCACCCCTTTGCGTGGCGACAGCCGCTGTCGGTCCTCTCCTGGGAGGTCCACGCGTACGCGCTCTACGTCGTCGTCCTCTCGGGCGAACTGTACTTCTCGATGCGACGGGACCTCGTCGCGAGGAGCGAGGCCGAGGACGGTCTCAGAGGGCGGCTTGCCGGCCTGCTCACGCTCGGCCGGACGGACACGAGCGATGAGGCCCTCGAGACCGATCGGACGTGGCTGAAACGCCTCGGGATCGTCGGCATTCCGCTCGCGATCGTCTTCGTCCACGGCGGCACCGGGAACCTGTTCGCGGTCGCCGCCGCGCGGAGCTACTGGTTCAGTGCGCTGTTCCCGGTGATCTTCATCACCTCGGCGGTCGTCAGCGGGATGGCGCTGATCGCCCTGCTGTACGTCCTCCGATCGTGGCTGGGCAGCCGGACGCTCGATAGGGCTCTGCTAGAGCGCATGGCGGCGCTGTTCGTCGGCTTCGTCGTCCTCGACGCGTCGCTGAAGGTGCTCGAGGCGTTCGTCGGACTGTACAGCCTCCACCCGGGCGACGTGGAGACGTGGCTGACGATCGCGACCGGCGAGATGTGGTGGTCGTTCTGGCTCGTGATGGTTGGCCTCGGGTGGATCGCGCCGCTCGTGCTGTTACACCGGCGCGAGTGGCGCCGGCGGCCGACGTTCGTCGCCGCCGCGGGCACGAGCGTCGTTATCGGCGTGATCGGCACCCGTTTCAACATCGTCGTGCCCGCCCAGATCGAGCCCGCGCTCTACGGCCTGCCGACGGGCTACTACGTCCCGTCGACGCCGGAGTGGCTGCTCTCGCTGGGCATCGTCGCGCTCGGCGTGCTCCTGTTTACGATCGGCACGGAACTGCTTCCGCTCGTTCCACGCGGTGAGACCCATGACTGA
- a CDS encoding molybdopterin-dependent oxidoreductase, with translation MTDSNATHTDPEIERTDELPADGDDRTADGIDRRDFVKAVGGMGALSLSGGIASTVFDFDGWFGDDGHGVGTEYGDYEASDVIYTTCGQCNTFCPIKVRLADESGTGEYSSLVRKLAGNPYSFLNTQPNAQVPYASDPEEVATGDLEGTGEVDTSKWSLSGGRICLKGQAGIQTAFDTYRLRKPMKRVGPRGSDEWKTISWAQAIEEIVSGDNELGHDGLQDLWGYAPEDEVMADWEAVQEGGLSREEFDERYEDVLIDTDHPDLGPKANQIVDVGGFRRNFIRNRLWHQGLGSINSIHHAGVCGLSGVIGFNRSHDGQKKRQYPDVENCEYLLVWGTNPMVANKGPTWLAPKLTNAIEDGMRMDVVDPRLSKTAEKADEWIPVKPGADAALALGMARWIIEHERYDETYLRNPGEDAATDDDEPTWSDATHLVLVDEDDRPKAQASDLGLDADDADAFVAIDATTGEPAPAGEVEEGVLDVDITIDGQAVKSVWTLYRERVFEHSLAEYAEMAGVSVDRIDELADEFTSHGKRAAIMAYRGPAKHTNGFYATRAISTLQHLIGNFDWKGGQITPYAGYETMSGRYELGQVPDGHSPWGIPLLRGGVNYEETSLFDRDDGYPAKRPWFPVAPPMATQELYASADDEYPYGVEALFIRPYSNNHVMSAAGGDTIPDVLTDEDAIGLIVASDTVLGETSRYADYVLPEPTYLERWENFGTYPNKRLADEKISQPTIRVVPDARPFEEVLIDLWKELDLPGVGEDAIPDADDDLWPLDTAEDFYVKLATNIAYDRDPVSDADDAELEVFEAAHEKGLGEHFDLEDWKGAVTEEEWPKAVTVLNRGGRFEEPIDGYAEAFAERGHDYDYAGRHPDTNAYDGDHLRYKLASRVNFYDEVAPTGKHAYDGERFDPLPRAEDVVHYDGAVQVPVTSDEEPDRPLQLTNWKPRTQGMHRTTGSAWLRETTPENAVWINPEDAADRGIENGDRIRLDAGRRTVEATARVTGGIRPGVVGTAWGFGRQGGGATETTTDGERREGATEGYGHTDHDYDTPGEDTGGYAKGRDAGFAVNHVQPLDDELGDVGLSDPVGGSNAQFAAYVEIERVSDR, from the coding sequence ATGACTGATTCGAACGCGACCCACACGGACCCCGAGATAGAACGGACGGACGAACTACCAGCCGACGGAGACGACCGGACAGCCGACGGGATCGATCGCCGCGACTTCGTCAAGGCGGTCGGTGGCATGGGAGCGCTCTCGCTCTCCGGCGGCATCGCGAGCACCGTCTTCGACTTCGACGGCTGGTTCGGCGACGACGGCCACGGCGTCGGCACCGAGTACGGCGACTACGAGGCGTCGGACGTCATCTACACGACCTGCGGGCAGTGTAACACCTTCTGCCCGATCAAGGTGCGGCTGGCCGACGAGAGCGGGACCGGCGAGTACAGTTCGCTCGTGCGCAAACTCGCGGGCAACCCGTACTCGTTCCTCAACACCCAGCCGAACGCGCAGGTCCCCTACGCCAGCGACCCCGAGGAGGTCGCGACCGGCGACCTGGAGGGGACCGGCGAGGTCGACACGAGCAAGTGGTCGCTCTCGGGCGGGCGCATCTGCCTGAAGGGGCAGGCCGGCATCCAGACGGCCTTCGACACCTACCGGCTGCGCAAGCCGATGAAACGCGTCGGCCCGCGGGGCAGCGACGAGTGGAAGACGATCTCCTGGGCGCAGGCGATCGAGGAGATCGTCTCCGGCGACAACGAACTCGGCCACGACGGCCTCCAGGACCTGTGGGGCTACGCGCCCGAAGACGAGGTGATGGCCGACTGGGAGGCCGTCCAGGAGGGCGGCCTGAGCCGCGAGGAGTTCGACGAGCGATACGAGGACGTCCTGATCGACACGGACCACCCCGATCTGGGGCCGAAGGCCAACCAGATCGTCGACGTCGGCGGCTTCCGGCGCAACTTCATCCGCAACCGGCTCTGGCACCAGGGGCTGGGGTCGATCAACAGCATCCACCACGCCGGGGTCTGCGGTCTCTCCGGCGTCATCGGGTTCAACCGATCGCACGACGGCCAGAAGAAACGCCAGTACCCCGACGTCGAGAACTGCGAATACCTGCTGGTCTGGGGGACCAATCCGATGGTCGCGAACAAGGGGCCGACCTGGCTCGCCCCGAAACTCACGAACGCGATCGAGGACGGCATGCGGATGGACGTCGTCGATCCGCGCCTCTCGAAGACGGCCGAGAAGGCCGACGAGTGGATCCCGGTCAAACCCGGCGCGGACGCCGCACTCGCGCTCGGGATGGCACGCTGGATCATCGAACACGAACGGTACGACGAGACGTACCTCAGGAACCCCGGCGAGGACGCCGCGACTGACGACGACGAACCGACCTGGAGCGACGCGACGCACCTCGTGCTCGTCGACGAGGACGATCGGCCCAAGGCGCAGGCGAGCGATCTGGGGCTCGACGCGGACGACGCGGACGCGTTCGTCGCGATCGACGCCACGACCGGCGAACCAGCGCCCGCGGGCGAGGTCGAGGAGGGCGTCCTGGACGTCGACATCACGATCGACGGCCAGGCGGTCAAAAGCGTCTGGACGCTGTACCGCGAGCGGGTCTTCGAGCACTCCCTCGCGGAGTACGCCGAGATGGCCGGCGTGAGCGTCGATCGGATCGACGAACTGGCCGACGAGTTCACGAGCCACGGCAAGCGCGCGGCGATCATGGCCTACCGCGGGCCGGCCAAGCACACGAACGGCTTCTACGCCACGCGCGCCATCTCGACGCTCCAGCACCTGATCGGCAACTTCGACTGGAAGGGCGGCCAGATCACGCCCTACGCCGGGTACGAGACGATGAGCGGCCGGTACGAACTGGGACAGGTCCCCGATGGCCACAGTCCGTGGGGGATCCCGCTGCTCCGCGGCGGGGTCAACTACGAGGAGACGTCGCTGTTCGATCGCGACGACGGCTACCCCGCGAAGCGGCCGTGGTTCCCGGTCGCACCGCCGATGGCGACCCAGGAACTGTACGCCAGCGCCGACGACGAGTATCCCTACGGCGTCGAGGCGCTGTTCATCCGCCCGTACTCGAACAACCACGTCATGTCCGCGGCCGGCGGGGACACGATCCCCGACGTGCTAACAGACGAGGACGCGATCGGGCTGATCGTCGCCTCGGACACGGTGCTGGGGGAGACCAGCCGCTACGCCGACTACGTCCTTCCCGAACCCACCTACCTCGAGCGCTGGGAGAACTTCGGGACCTACCCGAACAAGCGCCTGGCAGACGAGAAGATCAGCCAGCCGACGATTCGGGTCGTCCCCGACGCGCGGCCGTTCGAGGAGGTGCTGATCGACCTCTGGAAGGAACTGGACCTGCCGGGCGTCGGCGAGGACGCGATCCCGGACGCCGACGACGATCTGTGGCCGCTGGACACCGCCGAGGACTTCTACGTCAAACTCGCGACGAACATCGCGTACGATCGCGACCCGGTTTCCGACGCCGACGACGCGGAACTCGAGGTGTTCGAGGCGGCCCACGAGAAGGGACTCGGCGAGCACTTCGACCTCGAGGACTGGAAGGGTGCCGTGACCGAGGAGGAGTGGCCCAAGGCCGTGACCGTGCTCAATCGCGGCGGTCGGTTCGAGGAGCCGATCGACGGCTACGCCGAGGCCTTCGCCGAGCGGGGCCACGACTACGACTACGCGGGCCGCCACCCGGACACGAACGCCTACGACGGCGACCACCTGCGCTACAAACTCGCGAGTCGGGTGAACTTCTACGACGAGGTCGCCCCGACCGGGAAACACGCCTACGACGGCGAGCGGTTCGATCCGCTCCCCCGGGCCGAGGACGTCGTCCACTACGACGGCGCGGTCCAGGTCCCGGTGACGAGCGACGAGGAGCCCGATCGCCCCCTCCAGTTGACGAACTGGAAGCCCCGCACGCAGGGGATGCACCGGACGACCGGATCGGCGTGGCTCCGCGAGACGACGCCGGAGAACGCCGTCTGGATCAACCCAGAGGACGCGGCGGATCGCGGCATCGAGAACGGCGATCGCATCCGGCTGGACGCCGGCCGCCGCACGGTCGAGGCGACCGCCCGCGTCACGGGCGGCATCCGGCCCGGCGTCGTCGGCACCGCCTGGGGCTTCGGACGCCAGGGTGGCGGCGCGACCGAGACGACGACCGACGGCGAGCGCCGCGAGGGTGCGACCGAGGGGTACGGCCACACCGACCACGACTATGACACGCCGGGCGAGGACACGGGCGGCTACGCGAAGGGCCGAGACGCCGGCTTCGCGGTCAACCACGTCCAGCCGCTCGACGACGAACTCGGCGACGTCGGACTGAGCGATCCGGTCGGTGGAAGCAACGCACAGTTCGCGGCCTACGTGGAGATCGAACGGGTGAGCGACCGATGA
- a CDS encoding TorD/DmsD family molecular chaperone, translating into MTATTSPADAAVADARADLYDLLAAAFDGETETLAAAIREGALVDVAATLPIDLDVSALDRETVDEEALAIAHDNLFVVPGPRYVPPIASAHRDRPSESFESDSPFHDEGSAGELLGDPAAAMASLYDRTGVRPERGDFPDHVAAQLAFLGVAARSEARRLEDGDHATADRFRTIQRETLSRLGWLDAFHEAVADVDGPEGVFTALVAVTRTATAWHARDLDGADREQ; encoded by the coding sequence ATGACCGCGACGACGAGTCCAGCGGACGCGGCGGTCGCCGACGCGCGCGCCGACCTGTACGACCTGCTGGCGGCCGCGTTCGACGGCGAGACGGAGACGCTCGCGGCGGCGATCCGGGAGGGTGCGCTCGTCGACGTCGCGGCGACGCTCCCGATCGACCTCGACGTGAGCGCGCTCGACCGCGAGACCGTCGACGAGGAGGCGCTGGCGATCGCTCACGACAATCTCTTCGTCGTCCCGGGACCGCGGTACGTCCCGCCGATCGCCTCGGCCCACCGCGATCGCCCCTCGGAGTCGTTCGAGTCCGATTCGCCGTTCCACGACGAGGGGAGCGCCGGCGAGTTGCTCGGCGATCCCGCGGCGGCGATGGCCTCGCTGTACGATCGCACGGGCGTCCGGCCGGAGCGGGGCGACTTCCCGGACCACGTCGCCGCGCAACTCGCGTTCCTCGGGGTGGCCGCGCGATCGGAGGCCCGACGGCTCGAGGACGGCGATCACGCGACCGCTGATCGGTTCCGGACGATACAGCGGGAGACGCTGTCACGGCTCGGCTGGCTCGACGCGTTCCACGAGGCCGTCGCGGACGTCGACGGACCTGAGGGGGTCTTCACGGCGCTCGTCGCGGTGACCCGGACCGCGACGGCCTGGCACGCTCGCGACCTCGATGGGGCGGACCGGGAGCAGTAG
- a CDS encoding GAP family protein encodes MRFLEVLPLVFVMIGGPQILSAVFLATSERWRRNSAAFVGGAAISITLVVTIAYAFSTGTIGQRASNTTVSAIVVVALSFAMVHTYRTRATSEPPRWMGTLQSASPRFSFRLGFLLMGFFPTDILTSVTVGSYLAASDAPLVHAVPFILLTLLALSLPSLALVAFRERAETALPKARDWMNANSWLVSEAVILLFLVMSLSNLLG; translated from the coding sequence ATGAGATTCCTCGAGGTGTTGCCGCTGGTCTTCGTGATGATCGGCGGCCCCCAGATCCTGAGCGCCGTCTTCCTCGCGACGAGCGAACGCTGGCGGCGCAACTCCGCCGCGTTCGTCGGCGGTGCGGCCATCTCGATCACGCTCGTCGTGACGATCGCGTACGCGTTCAGCACCGGGACGATCGGCCAGCGGGCGTCGAACACGACGGTCAGCGCGATCGTCGTCGTCGCGCTCTCGTTCGCGATGGTCCACACCTACCGGACGCGAGCGACGTCGGAACCGCCGCGATGGATGGGGACGCTCCAGTCGGCGTCGCCGCGGTTTTCGTTCCGACTCGGCTTTCTCCTCATGGGATTTTTCCCAACCGACATCCTCACGTCCGTCACCGTCGGCTCCTACCTGGCGGCGAGCGATGCGCCGTTGGTGCACGCCGTCCCGTTTATCCTGCTCACGCTTCTGGCCCTTTCGCTCCCGTCGCTCGCCCTGGTCGCCTTCCGCGAGCGGGCGGAAACCGCCCTTCCGAAGGCGCGCGACTGGATGAACGCGAACTCGTGGCTCGTCAGCGAAGCCGTGATCCTCCTGTTCCTCGTGATGTCACTCTCCAACCTGCTGGGGTAG
- a CDS encoding high-potential iron-sulfur protein, which translates to MWSRRHYLVATVGISALSGCIGDTEQDETDTENDDEVEEDDDEDEAEAEERPEGVSEEEFARGPVPDVYLSATSLGGEERDPDALQSKADVDFSEYEEAEENEAHRAGTCCANCDEFVPDRNGDEFGACVAVEGYIDGADWCTIWEELPEPEVPDGLSESDLATAEVPEEYRAASSQTGEERDPDDLLTQEEVSLMESVDAIAEETAPPGQSCGNCAEFIPDENGDGWGACARVEGYVAVEDWCSVWEHVSEEL; encoded by the coding sequence ATGTGGAGTCGACGGCATTACCTCGTTGCGACCGTCGGTATATCGGCACTGAGTGGGTGTATCGGGGACACCGAACAGGACGAAACGGATACCGAGAACGATGACGAAGTCGAAGAGGATGACGACGAGGACGAAGCGGAAGCCGAGGAACGTCCCGAGGGCGTTTCGGAAGAGGAGTTCGCACGTGGTCCCGTGCCAGACGTCTATCTGTCGGCGACCTCGCTGGGCGGCGAAGAACGCGATCCCGACGCGTTGCAATCGAAAGCGGACGTCGACTTCTCGGAGTACGAGGAGGCCGAAGAGAACGAGGCACATCGGGCCGGCACGTGCTGTGCGAACTGTGACGAGTTCGTCCCGGACAGGAACGGCGACGAGTTCGGTGCGTGCGTGGCGGTCGAGGGCTACATCGACGGCGCCGACTGGTGTACGATCTGGGAAGAGTTACCCGAACCCGAGGTTCCGGACGGACTGTCCGAATCGGACCTGGCGACGGCCGAGGTGCCGGAGGAGTACCGAGCGGCGAGTTCCCAGACCGGTGAGGAGCGCGATCCCGACGACCTGCTCACCCAGGAGGAAGTGAGCCTGATGGAGTCCGTCGACGCGATCGCGGAGGAGACAGCGCCCCCAGGACAGTCCTGTGGAAACTGTGCGGAATTCATCCCCGACGAGAACGGCGACGGCTGGGGTGCCTGTGCGAGAGTGGAGGGGTACGTTGCTGTCGAAGACTGGTGTAGCGTTTGGGAACACGTCAGCGAAGAACTCTGA
- a CDS encoding OsmC family protein, translating into MTRPDSDDLTTYELTGERHSPKRMRIDTGDAEFVVGKDVNPVEYFLGAILGCLNSTGTMVARDMDIAIDDMTVTIEGGVDYASYRGEQSDARPGLQDLDVTIAVETDADEDDVDAWLAAIEDRCPVTDNVENETSLDVAIESA; encoded by the coding sequence ATGACACGACCCGACTCCGACGACCTGACGACGTACGAACTGACCGGCGAGCGACACAGCCCGAAACGGATGCGAATCGACACCGGCGACGCCGAGTTCGTCGTCGGCAAAGACGTGAATCCCGTCGAGTACTTCCTCGGCGCGATCCTCGGCTGTCTGAACTCGACGGGGACGATGGTCGCCCGCGACATGGACATCGCGATCGACGACATGACGGTGACGATCGAGGGCGGCGTCGACTACGCGAGCTATCGCGGCGAGCAGTCCGACGCGCGCCCCGGCCTCCAGGACCTCGACGTAACGATTGCCGTGGAGACCGACGCCGACGAGGACGACGTCGACGCGTGGCTCGCGGCGATCGAGGACCGGTGTCCGGTCACCGACAACGTCGAGAACGAGACGTCGCTCGACGTCGCCATCGAGTCGGCCTGA
- a CDS encoding universal stress protein, which translates to MKAVCATDLSAASEATIESETCLECLGRVGVDEIHLVTVIPSNVHVGMPGMDFEGRREQALDRYSRVIEDAGFEVETHVVRGTPHRRITGIAETIGASMTIVGSRGKSPLENRVIGSTARNLARTTVTPLLVNRIEREADDPDVVREHLFRRILYATDFSENADRAFEAFSYLRHATQEATLVHVETPKDPGLPEEEDPEARLAELAAQLEEWGIETRTDVRQGDPADEILAAEAEYDPTTILVGSRGHSRLRRLLLGSVSEDVVARANGNVMLVPPERTA; encoded by the coding sequence ATGAAAGCGGTCTGTGCGACTGACCTATCGGCAGCCAGTGAGGCGACGATCGAGAGCGAGACCTGCCTCGAGTGTCTCGGCCGGGTCGGCGTCGACGAGATCCACCTGGTGACGGTGATCCCGTCGAACGTCCACGTCGGAATGCCGGGCATGGACTTCGAAGGCCGGCGCGAGCAGGCGCTCGATCGATACAGCCGCGTCATCGAGGACGCCGGCTTCGAGGTCGAGACCCACGTCGTCCGCGGCACGCCACACCGGCGCATCACCGGGATCGCGGAGACGATCGGTGCCAGCATGACGATCGTGGGCTCGCGCGGGAAGAGCCCGCTCGAGAACCGCGTCATCGGCTCGACCGCGCGCAACCTCGCACGGACGACCGTGACGCCGCTGCTCGTCAACCGGATCGAACGCGAGGCCGACGACCCGGACGTGGTCCGGGAACACCTGTTCCGGCGCATACTGTACGCGACGGACTTCTCCGAGAACGCCGATCGGGCCTTCGAGGCGTTCTCGTACCTGCGCCACGCCACGCAGGAGGCGACGCTGGTCCACGTCGAGACGCCGAAGGATCCGGGGCTTCCTGAGGAAGAAGATCCGGAAGCGCGACTGGCTGAACTCGCCGCCCAGCTCGAGGAGTGGGGGATCGAGACGCGGACCGACGTCCGGCAGGGCGATCCAGCCGACGAGATCCTCGCCGCGGAGGCTGAGTACGACCCCACGACGATCCTCGTCGGCTCGCGGGGCCACAGCAGGCTCCGTCGCCTGTTGCTCGGGAGCGTCTCCGAGGACGTCGTCGCGCGGGCGAACGGGAACGTCATGCTGGTGCCGCCGGAGCGGACGGCCTGA
- a CDS encoding DUF7512 family protein yields the protein MIDLASLSQPVQAGVLVGAVLVEAIVLYVGYGALEQVAKPLVERITHT from the coding sequence ATGATCGACCTCGCGTCGCTTTCACAACCAGTACAGGCAGGCGTGCTCGTCGGCGCCGTCCTCGTCGAGGCGATCGTCCTCTACGTGGGCTACGGTGCCCTCGAACAGGTCGCAAAACCGCTCGTCGAGAGAATCACGCACACATAG
- a CDS encoding sulfite exporter TauE/SafE family protein produces MELFGIALTLLVLFVSFGFMVGVLFGFFGMGGSFLVTPALLVMGYPARVAVGSGMAFVFGTAVIATLKHHDLGQVDYKLGGLMIVGTSVGIEVGRIGVFYLEELGLASGVIGVTYVVLLGAIGLFVTRNALKNDGEDDSGGGHHDAANEEIDPDAIPDIAKKIQSYHVPPMMTIAGGIQVSLWMVLGVAFVTGLLSGFLGVGGGFIRMPAMFYLIGVPVPVAVGTDLFEIVFSGGIGSFLYGMEGGVDLTIVAPLLAGSALGARIGSAATGIVNEADIKIYFGLMLLGGSIAVAFRQAGDYLGMEVLSTISFALILLSALMVSGAVIYSTITTMRAGPDATGVSAD; encoded by the coding sequence ATGGAACTGTTTGGAATCGCACTGACGCTACTCGTGCTGTTCGTGAGCTTCGGCTTCATGGTCGGCGTGCTGTTCGGCTTTTTCGGCATGGGCGGGTCGTTCCTCGTCACGCCGGCGCTCCTCGTGATGGGGTACCCCGCCCGGGTCGCCGTCGGGAGTGGGATGGCGTTCGTCTTCGGGACAGCCGTGATCGCGACGCTGAAACACCACGACCTCGGCCAGGTCGACTACAAACTCGGCGGATTGATGATCGTCGGGACGTCCGTCGGCATCGAGGTCGGGCGGATCGGGGTGTTCTACCTCGAGGAACTCGGCCTCGCCAGCGGGGTCATCGGCGTCACGTACGTCGTCCTGCTGGGCGCGATCGGTCTGTTCGTCACGCGCAATGCGCTCAAAAACGACGGCGAGGACGATAGCGGCGGCGGCCACCACGACGCCGCGAACGAGGAGATCGATCCGGACGCGATCCCGGACATCGCGAAGAAGATCCAGTCGTACCACGTCCCGCCGATGATGACGATCGCCGGCGGGATCCAGGTCTCGCTCTGGATGGTGCTGGGCGTCGCGTTCGTGACGGGCCTGCTGTCGGGCTTCCTGGGCGTCGGCGGCGGCTTCATCCGCATGCCCGCGATGTTCTACCTCATCGGCGTGCCCGTCCCCGTGGCGGTCGGGACTGACCTGTTCGAGATCGTCTTCTCGGGCGGGATCGGCTCGTTCCTCTACGGGATGGAGGGTGGCGTCGATCTCACGATCGTCGCGCCCCTGCTCGCGGGGAGCGCACTCGGCGCTCGCATCGGCTCGGCCGCGACCGGTATCGTCAACGAAGCCGACATCAAGATCTACTTCGGGCTGATGCTCCTGGGTGGATCGATCGCCGTCGCGTTCCGCCAGGCTGGCGACTACCTCGGGATGGAGGTTCTGAGCACCATCAGCTTCGCGCTGATCCTGCTCTCTGCACTGATGGTCAGCGGCGCCGTGATCTACAGTACGATCACGACGATGCGCGCAGGGCCCGACGCGACTGGCGTGAGCGCGGACTGA
- a CDS encoding helix-turn-helix domain-containing protein, with protein sequence MASSMAEQLQQDMQCEGLLECIHGLKQLDKDCFRAMVESEEPLTIDEVAERVDRERSTAYRSIQRLLQSGFIQKEQVNYDQGGYYHVYYPTDPSQIADDMQRMLNDWYAKMGQLIQEFEDKYEHVDDGAQAIEG encoded by the coding sequence ATGGCTAGTTCGATGGCAGAACAACTCCAGCAGGACATGCAGTGTGAAGGGCTGCTGGAGTGTATTCACGGTCTCAAACAGCTCGACAAGGACTGCTTTCGCGCGATGGTCGAAAGCGAGGAACCCCTGACGATCGACGAAGTCGCCGAGCGCGTCGATCGCGAGCGCTCGACCGCCTACCGGTCGATCCAGCGACTGCTCCAGAGCGGCTTCATCCAGAAAGAGCAGGTCAACTACGACCAGGGTGGCTACTACCACGTCTACTACCCGACCGACCCGTCCCAGATCGCAGACGACATGCAGCGGATGTTGAACGACTGGTACGCGAAGATGGGCCAGCTCATCCAGGAGTTCGAGGACAAGTACGAACACGTCGACGACGGCGCACAGGCCATCGAGGGATAG
- a CDS encoding helix-turn-helix domain-containing protein codes for MANSMADQLQQEMVCEGLLECIHGLKGLDTECYRTLVESDEPLTIDELAERVDRERSTAYRSVQRLHQSGFIRKEQVNYDQGGYVHVYSPADPSRIASDMQRMVNDWYAKMDGLIQAFEEEYDGASVDHDAIAPED; via the coding sequence ATGGCGAACTCGATGGCCGACCAACTCCAGCAGGAGATGGTGTGTGAAGGGCTGCTGGAGTGCATTCACGGCCTCAAAGGACTCGACACGGAGTGTTATCGGACGCTGGTCGAGAGCGACGAGCCCCTGACGATCGACGAACTCGCGGAACGCGTCGATCGCGAGCGCTCGACCGCCTATCGATCGGTCCAGCGGCTCCACCAGAGCGGCTTCATCCGGAAAGAGCAGGTCAACTACGACCAGGGTGGCTACGTGCACGTCTACTCGCCGGCGGACCCGTCCCGGATCGCGAGCGACATGCAACGAATGGTAAACGACTGGTACGCGAAGATGGACGGTCTCATCCAGGCGTTCGAGGAGGAGTACGACGGCGCCAGTGTCGACCACGACGCGATCGCGCCGGAGGACTAG